Proteins encoded within one genomic window of Arachis ipaensis cultivar K30076 chromosome B08, Araip1.1, whole genome shotgun sequence:
- the LOC107613679 gene encoding LOW QUALITY PROTEIN: serine hydroxymethyltransferase, mitochondrial-like (The sequence of the model RefSeq protein was modified relative to this genomic sequence to represent the inferred CDS: inserted 2 bases in 1 codon; substituted 1 base at 1 genomic stop codon), whose product MTINGRRVSEACGYDDYLFWSFTTTTTHTHPVFCVLEMAMAMALLRRLSTSMDKPLRPLFSAGTIVYYKSSLLDEVVYDKEKSRVSWPKQLNASLEEVDPEIADIIELEKARQWKGLELIPSKNFXSFXYFKYIDMAETLCQKRALEAFRLDPAKWGEGTSSTGHVVNGVPAPSNYHSIRTNSANGNWIKRVRFHRQKN is encoded by the exons ATGACTATTAATGGGAGAAGGGTTAGTGAAGCTTGTGGGTACGATGATTATTTGTTCTGGAG cttcacaacaacaacaacacacaCACACCCTGTGTTTTGTGTCTTGGAGATGGCAATGGCAATGGCGCTTCTTCGCAGGCTTTCAACTTCCATGGACAAGCCTTTACGTCCTCTCTTTAGTGCAGGCACAATTGTTTACTACAAG TCCTCTTTACTTGATGAAGTTGTTTACGACAAAGAAAAATCCAGAGTTTCA TGGCCAAAGCAATTGAATGCTTCACTTGAGGAAGTTGATCCTGAGATTGCTGATATAATTGAGCTAGAGAAAGCTAGACAATGGAAG GGGCTGGAACTCATACCCTCAAAAAATTTCTGATCTTT TTATTTCAAGTATATTGACATGGCTGAAACACTATGCCAAAAGCGTGCCTTGGAAGCATTCCGGTTGGATCCAGCGAAATGGGGAG AGGGAACTTCTTCAACAG GTCATGTTGTTAACGGAGTCCCTGCACCAAGCAACTATCATTCAATTAGGACAAATTCTGCAAATGG gaATTGGATCAAGAGAGTGAGATTCCATCGCCAAAAGAATTAG
- the LOC107614073 gene encoding putative cyclin-D6-1, which translates to MEFELENPFDENYHNLPFEAVSSLFHIESEHIPPSNYFHTLKATDFDISLRTHLISFISQLSCTFDPVLPYLATNYLDRYLANQPILQPKPWTNKLLAISCFSLAAKMLKIEYSPTDVQVLVNNHGDGGVIFEAQTIQRMEAIVLGTLQWRMRSITPFSFIPFFINLLGINDPSFNQVLKDRASQIILKSQTEIKVLEFKPSVIAASALLSASHELFPFQYPCFFRAISDSSYVNKESMLQCYNVIQEMGREEYESSVLNVNSSSDTPVNVLDEHFLSLEESEKTNIAPTTHNKDLKRRSKFTAYGNNNNNNNHSLHSHHQC; encoded by the exons ATGGAGTTTGAGCTTGAGAACCCCTTTGATGAGAACTACCATAACCTTCCCTTTGAAGCTGTCTCCTCCCTCTTCCACATTGAATCTGAACACATCCCTCCCTCCAATTACTTCCACACTCTCAAGGCCACTGATTTTGATATCTCTCTTAGAACACATCTCATTTCCTTCATATCACAG TTGTCCTGCACCTTTGATCCGGTTCTGCCTTACCTTGCTACCAACTATCTAGATCGCTATCTCGCCAACCAACCCATATTG CAACCAAAGCCATGGACCAACAAGCTTCTTGCAATCTCTTGCTTCTCTCTAGCTGCTAAGATGCTAAAGATAGAGTATTCTCCCACTGATGTTCAG GTTCTTGTGAACAATCATGGTGATGGTGGTGTCATATTTGAGGCACAAACAATACAAAGAATGGAGGCCATTGTGTTGGGGACACTACAATGGCGCATGCGTTCCATAACACCATTCTCATTCATCCCTTTCTTCATCAACTTGTTGGGCATCAATGACCCTTCATTCAACCAGGTACTCAAAGATAGGGCCTCCCAGATCATATTGAAGTCACAAACAG AGATAAAGGTTTTAGAATTCAAGCCATCTGTAATTGCAGCATCAGCTCTACTGTCTGCTTCACATGAGTTGTTTCCCTTTCAGTATCCATGCTTCTTTAGAGCAATATCTGATTCTTCATATGTAAATAAA GAAAGCATGTTGCAGTGCTATAATGTGATACAGGAAATGGGTAGAGAGGAGTACGAATCATCTGTGTTGAATGTGAATTCAAGCTCAGACACACCGGTTAATGTATTGGATGAACATTTTCTGAGCTTGGAAGAAAGTGAAAAAACCAACATTGCTCCCACCACACACAATAAGGACCTCAAAAGAAGATCAAAGTTCACTGCTTAtggtaacaacaacaacaacaacaaccactccCTCCATTCTCACCATCAATGCTAG